The proteins below come from a single Burkholderia humptydooensis genomic window:
- a CDS encoding LysR family transcriptional regulator — MDQLGDIRLFVEAAELGSLSAAGRKLNLTPAAASARLAKLEAQVSTRLFERSTRRLRLTDEGRLYLNCCRQALRALDDADAMLQEGRNVVSGKVRLSSTADFGRNQLLDWLDEFNARYPDVTFSVTASDSSSNLWQDEIDLAIRFAAPPDGALIARRLAANRRVLCASPAFVDKYGSPKEPLDLARFPCNVITVASGPINVWRFTRGDDTQTYTVPLATAHETNDGGLTREWTIRGYGIALESIWDIARDVRAGRLKVLLPEWRHHDAPLHAIYHSKRYMAPRVRVLLDFLVERFAREEKALEDLLNACR; from the coding sequence ATGGATCAACTGGGCGACATCCGCTTGTTCGTCGAGGCGGCGGAGCTCGGCAGCCTGTCGGCCGCCGGGCGCAAGCTGAACCTGACGCCCGCCGCAGCGAGCGCGCGGCTCGCGAAGCTGGAGGCGCAAGTGTCGACGCGCCTGTTCGAGCGCTCGACGCGGCGGCTGCGGCTCACCGACGAGGGCCGCCTATACCTGAACTGCTGCCGGCAAGCGCTGCGGGCGCTCGACGACGCGGACGCGATGCTGCAGGAAGGGCGCAACGTCGTGAGCGGCAAGGTGCGGCTGTCGTCGACGGCGGATTTCGGGCGCAATCAACTGCTCGACTGGCTCGACGAATTCAACGCGCGCTATCCGGACGTGACGTTTTCGGTGACGGCATCGGATTCGTCGTCGAATCTGTGGCAAGACGAGATCGATCTCGCGATCCGCTTCGCCGCGCCGCCCGACGGCGCGCTGATCGCGCGGCGGCTCGCGGCGAACCGGCGCGTGCTGTGCGCGTCGCCCGCGTTCGTCGACAAGTACGGCTCGCCGAAGGAGCCGCTCGATCTGGCCCGCTTTCCATGCAACGTGATCACGGTCGCGTCGGGACCGATCAACGTGTGGCGCTTCACGCGCGGCGACGACACGCAGACCTACACGGTGCCGCTCGCAACCGCGCACGAGACGAACGACGGCGGCCTCACGCGCGAATGGACGATCCGCGGTTACGGAATCGCGCTGGAATCGATCTGGGACATCGCGCGCGACGTCCGCGCGGGCCGGCTCAAGGTGCTGCTGCCCGAGTGGCGGCACCACGACGCGCCGCTGCACGCGATCTATCACAGCAAGCGTTACATGGCGCCGCGCGTGCGGGTGCTGCTCGATTTTCTCGTCGAGCGCTTCGCGCGGGAGGAAAAGGCGCTCGAGGATCTATTGAACGCGTGCCGGTGA
- a CDS encoding HAD family hydrolase, whose protein sequence is MLDHLICDCDGVLVDSEVIADRVLFDTLSATFPAIDFAADAKAAFGQQTSRFLAGLEARHGIAMPADFLDTIEHNIEIGLAQWLAPIAGVRDALTRIALPAAVVSNSRLERVRNSLKRAALTDVFGERVFSAEQVARPKPYPDVYLHAARTLGVEPARCVVVEDSVSGLNAARAAGMKTIAFVGASHIPGGYEDALRKMGVTRIMRSMDELPALVEAGVRGEFGDAQS, encoded by the coding sequence ATGCTCGACCACCTCATTTGCGACTGCGACGGCGTGCTCGTCGACAGCGAAGTGATCGCCGATCGCGTGCTGTTCGACACGCTGTCGGCCACGTTCCCCGCGATCGATTTCGCGGCCGACGCGAAAGCCGCGTTCGGCCAGCAGACATCGCGCTTCCTCGCGGGTCTCGAAGCGCGCCACGGCATCGCGATGCCGGCGGATTTCCTCGATACGATCGAGCACAACATCGAGATCGGACTCGCGCAATGGCTCGCGCCGATCGCGGGCGTGCGCGACGCGCTGACAAGAATCGCGCTGCCCGCCGCCGTCGTGTCGAACAGCCGGCTCGAACGCGTGCGCAACTCGCTCAAGCGCGCGGCGCTCACCGACGTGTTCGGCGAGCGCGTGTTCAGCGCCGAGCAGGTCGCGCGGCCGAAGCCCTATCCGGACGTGTATCTGCACGCGGCGCGCACGCTCGGCGTCGAGCCGGCGCGCTGCGTCGTCGTCGAGGACAGCGTATCGGGGCTGAACGCGGCGCGCGCGGCCGGCATGAAGACGATCGCGTTCGTCGGCGCGAGCCACATCCCCGGCGGCTATGAGGATGCGCTGCGCAAGATGGGCGTCACACGGATCATGCGCTCGATGGACGAGCTGCCCGCGCTCGTCGAGGCGGGCGTGCGCGGCGAATTCGGCGACGCGCAGTCGTAG
- a CDS encoding DMT family transporter: MAILMGLLSALCWGSTDFLAGHAARRVGVTKSLFYSQSFGFLILTASLALHPSSLRIATIDAGFGVGILAAVCNLIAMAALLRALAIGKASVVAPIVSLYGAVTTILSLATGQSITQFAIAGLALCIVGASLASISKSADGKTESPASIGFALLSAAMFGLGFWLQGAFAVKSLGVVSALWIYYLTAVVILFAALARARNLSAPPGSIVLLILSISVFSLVGFFSLAYGSTTGHVAIVTVLSSLASGVTALLGFFVRGERPSALQWVGIATIIAGVVMLKITPQALAAGVAA; encoded by the coding sequence ATGGCGATTCTGATGGGCTTGCTGTCGGCACTATGCTGGGGCAGCACCGATTTTCTCGCGGGACACGCGGCGCGACGCGTCGGCGTCACGAAGTCGCTGTTCTACAGCCAGTCGTTCGGGTTCCTGATCCTCACCGCGTCGCTCGCGCTGCATCCGTCTTCGCTGCGCATCGCGACGATCGACGCGGGCTTCGGCGTCGGCATCCTCGCGGCCGTCTGCAACCTGATCGCGATGGCCGCGCTGCTCAGGGCGCTCGCGATCGGCAAGGCGTCGGTCGTCGCGCCGATCGTGTCGCTGTACGGCGCGGTGACGACGATCCTGTCGCTCGCGACCGGCCAGTCGATCACGCAATTCGCGATCGCGGGCCTCGCGCTCTGCATCGTCGGCGCGAGCCTCGCGAGCATCTCGAAGTCGGCGGACGGCAAGACGGAATCGCCCGCGTCGATCGGCTTCGCGCTGCTGTCGGCCGCGATGTTCGGGCTCGGCTTCTGGCTGCAGGGCGCGTTCGCGGTCAAGAGCCTGGGCGTCGTCAGCGCGCTGTGGATCTATTACCTGACGGCCGTCGTGATCCTGTTCGCGGCGCTCGCCCGCGCGCGCAACCTGTCCGCGCCGCCCGGCTCGATCGTCCTGCTGATCCTGTCGATCAGCGTGTTCAGCCTCGTCGGCTTCTTCTCGCTCGCATACGGCTCGACGACGGGACACGTCGCGATCGTCACCGTATTGAGCTCGCTCGCGAGCGGCGTCACGGCGCTGCTCGGCTTCTTCGTGCGCGGCGAGCGGCCGAGCGCGCTGCAATGGGTGGGCATCGCGACGATCATCGCCGGCGTCGTGATGCTGAAGATCACGCCGCAAGCGCTCGCGGCGGGCGTAGCGGCGTAG
- a CDS encoding helix-turn-helix domain-containing protein has product MHSPLALVRDVSSPDAAAAADADASHASFDALERLVGVNLARLRAERQLSLDALARLSGVSRAMLAQIESARSVPSIKVLCKVAAALKVSVAAFLRRHAVNGFEHLSAERAVRVVSSNGRFSARALYPEGEPAVAEFHELRIAPLHTEPGAPRAPGTSVNLVVSEGTLEVSIHDRRQLLATGDAIVFDADQPYALRNPGDTEARAFRVTVNAEVPPRWHVPA; this is encoded by the coding sequence ATGCATTCACCGTTGGCGCTTGTGCGCGATGTGTCTTCACCGGATGCCGCTGCGGCGGCCGACGCCGATGCGTCGCACGCGTCGTTCGATGCGCTCGAGCGGCTCGTCGGCGTGAATCTCGCGCGGCTGCGCGCGGAACGCCAATTGTCGCTCGACGCGCTCGCGCGGCTCTCCGGCGTGTCCCGCGCGATGCTCGCGCAGATCGAATCGGCGCGCAGCGTGCCGTCGATCAAGGTGCTCTGCAAGGTCGCGGCCGCGCTGAAGGTGTCGGTCGCCGCGTTCCTGCGCCGCCATGCGGTCAACGGCTTCGAGCATTTGAGCGCCGAGCGCGCGGTGCGCGTCGTCAGCTCGAACGGGCGCTTCTCCGCGCGCGCGCTGTATCCGGAAGGCGAGCCCGCAGTCGCCGAGTTCCACGAGCTGCGGATCGCGCCCCTGCACACCGAGCCCGGCGCGCCGCGCGCGCCCGGCACCAGCGTGAATCTCGTCGTCAGCGAAGGCACGCTCGAAGTCAGCATCCACGATCGCCGCCAGTTGCTCGCGACGGGCGACGCGATCGTCTTCGACGCCGATCAGCCGTACGCGCTGCGCAACCCGGGCGACACCGAGGCGCGCGCGTTCCGCGTGACGGTGAACGCCGAAGTGCCGCCGCGCTGGCACGTGCCGGCGTGA
- a CDS encoding ATP-grasp domain-containing protein → MKTFLFVEARPIECAGIGYIRSLGYAPVLFTSMHARNKVLFDDLDLNLFDAVHHVDTRDAGAMRERIDALRLPVGAVLGCYDDVMIPASELADVLGLPHPSLAGLRNAYGKARVRDKLREHGYRQPGYQVLSADRFAPRPDIGFPCVLKPLRDAGAYGVSLCTNEADYRAAVERFRSGEGVSMLGTRHREFLAEAFVEGPFYGAELLHNGGRWHVLGINRIFVSPHDSLCMTGISHPSDLPAVDKEAIADEIVDWVNLLGLAGGALNVEFILAEAGPVLVEINLRIAGARAVRQIALTTGIDMVGHLIDFVCGIDRPVAPREPARYDFVADAFVFAPAAGVVRDVTFAPGNAHYVASGFRKLPLESTCASRNFGSVIGYVLAHGRTCDEAMRHARALADAVRVELG, encoded by the coding sequence ATGAAGACCTTTCTGTTCGTCGAAGCCCGCCCGATCGAATGCGCGGGCATCGGCTACATCCGTTCGCTCGGCTACGCGCCCGTGCTGTTCACGTCGATGCACGCGAGGAACAAGGTGCTGTTCGACGACCTCGATCTGAATCTCTTCGACGCGGTCCATCACGTCGACACGCGCGACGCCGGCGCGATGCGCGAGCGCATCGACGCGTTGCGGCTGCCGGTGGGCGCCGTGCTCGGCTGCTACGACGACGTGATGATTCCGGCGTCGGAGCTCGCCGACGTGCTCGGTCTGCCGCATCCGTCGCTGGCCGGGCTGCGCAACGCATACGGCAAGGCGCGCGTGCGCGACAAGCTGCGAGAGCACGGCTACCGGCAGCCGGGATACCAGGTGCTGTCGGCCGACCGCTTCGCGCCGCGCCCCGACATCGGCTTTCCATGCGTGCTCAAGCCGCTGCGCGACGCGGGCGCTTACGGCGTCAGCCTGTGCACGAACGAGGCCGACTATCGCGCCGCCGTCGAGCGCTTCCGCTCGGGCGAGGGCGTGTCGATGCTCGGCACCCGGCACCGCGAGTTCCTCGCCGAAGCCTTCGTCGAAGGGCCCTTCTACGGCGCGGAGCTGCTGCACAACGGCGGCCGCTGGCACGTGCTCGGGATCAACCGGATCTTCGTGTCGCCGCACGACAGCCTGTGCATGACGGGCATCTCGCATCCGTCCGATCTGCCCGCCGTCGACAAAGAAGCGATCGCGGACGAGATCGTCGACTGGGTGAACCTGCTCGGCCTCGCGGGCGGCGCGCTGAACGTCGAATTCATCCTCGCGGAAGCCGGGCCGGTGCTCGTCGAGATCAACCTGCGGATCGCGGGCGCGCGCGCCGTCAGGCAGATCGCGCTGACGACGGGTATCGACATGGTCGGGCATCTGATAGATTTCGTCTGCGGAATCGATCGGCCCGTCGCGCCGCGAGAGCCCGCTCGCTACGACTTCGTCGCGGACGCGTTCGTGTTCGCGCCGGCGGCGGGCGTCGTGCGCGACGTGACGTTCGCGCCGGGCAATGCGCATTACGTCGCGAGCGGCTTCCGGAAGCTGCCGCTCGAATCGACGTGCGCATCTAGGAATTTCGGCTCGGTGATCGGCTACGTGCTCGCGCACGGCCGAACCTGCGACGAAGCGATGCGCCACGCGCGCGCGCTCGCCGACGCCGTGCGCGTCGAGCTCGGCTGA
- the asnB gene encoding asparagine synthase (glutamine-hydrolyzing): MCGIGAIFSTQRAAVDGIERSLTALMSKIAHRGDASRFNENLIRERFGLATNRLAIVERDHARQPVSDHERDLHVVLNGQIYNYKELRDELAARGHRFSHAGDAEVLLRAYLEYGPSFATKLDGMFSFVLFDNLNGRFLIGRDHVGIKPLYYAQRDGVWHVASELKALTHVNARIETLAPGTLFDGQETIRYVSYDNSHPVSRDSFDEAKARVRALLENSVRRRVDTDLPICVMFSGGIDSAIVLQLAHRHHPDVTAISFGLPGSNDIEIAHRYCAEHGIRHVIYTFTKQDLLENIDDAVYYGEFFEKIDAIDSTIAHFGYYIANKLGFKVALCGEGSDEIFGGYDLFKTHAQPGALSLYRLNNLHRTDLQRVDRASMRNTVEARVPFMDAELIDYVLSLDFSYKLHRGVEKHILREAFRDVLPDYIIDRPKIRMPDGSGVKNVIIDHIDSLGDAPPTDAARRLGEIGLSDRSALFFAQKYLDCNFPFPTQRFKQAGKDFSESGYFNFIS; the protein is encoded by the coding sequence ATGTGCGGAATTGGGGCAATTTTCAGCACGCAGCGCGCGGCGGTCGACGGCATCGAGCGTTCGCTGACCGCGTTGATGTCGAAGATCGCGCACCGCGGAGACGCGTCGCGCTTCAACGAGAATCTGATTCGCGAACGCTTCGGACTGGCGACGAACCGCCTCGCGATCGTCGAGCGCGACCATGCACGCCAGCCGGTGTCCGATCACGAGCGCGACCTGCACGTCGTGCTCAACGGGCAAATCTACAACTACAAGGAACTGCGCGACGAGCTCGCCGCGCGCGGCCACCGCTTCAGCCACGCGGGCGACGCCGAAGTGCTGCTGCGCGCGTACCTCGAGTACGGCCCGTCGTTCGCGACGAAGCTCGACGGCATGTTCAGCTTCGTGCTGTTCGACAACCTGAACGGTAGATTCCTGATCGGGCGCGACCACGTCGGCATCAAGCCGCTCTATTACGCGCAGCGCGACGGCGTCTGGCACGTCGCGTCGGAGCTCAAGGCGCTCACGCACGTGAACGCGCGGATCGAAACGCTCGCGCCCGGCACGCTGTTCGACGGCCAGGAAACGATCAGGTACGTGTCGTACGACAACAGCCATCCGGTGAGCCGCGACAGCTTCGACGAAGCGAAGGCGCGCGTGCGCGCGCTGCTTGAGAATTCGGTGCGGCGCCGCGTCGACACGGACCTGCCGATCTGCGTGATGTTCAGCGGCGGCATCGACAGCGCGATCGTGCTGCAGCTCGCGCATCGCCATCATCCGGACGTGACCGCGATCTCGTTCGGCCTGCCCGGCTCGAACGACATCGAGATCGCGCACCGCTACTGCGCCGAGCACGGCATTCGCCACGTGATCTACACGTTCACGAAGCAGGACCTGCTCGAGAACATCGACGACGCGGTCTATTACGGCGAATTCTTCGAGAAGATCGACGCAATCGATTCGACGATCGCGCATTTCGGCTACTACATCGCGAACAAGCTCGGCTTCAAGGTGGCGCTCTGCGGCGAGGGCAGCGACGAGATCTTCGGCGGCTACGATCTCTTCAAGACCCACGCGCAGCCCGGCGCGCTGTCGCTCTATCGGCTCAACAACCTGCACCGGACCGATCTGCAGCGCGTCGATCGCGCGAGCATGCGCAACACGGTCGAGGCGCGGGTGCCGTTCATGGACGCCGAGCTGATCGATTACGTGCTGAGCCTCGACTTTTCCTACAAGCTGCACCGCGGCGTCGAGAAGCACATCCTGCGCGAGGCGTTCCGCGACGTGCTGCCGGACTACATCATCGATCGCCCGAAAATCCGGATGCCAGACGGCAGCGGCGTGAAGAACGTCATCATCGATCACATCGACAGTCTCGGCGACGCCCCGCCCACCGACGCGGCGAGACGGCTCGGCGAAATCGGGCTGTCCGACCGCTCGGCGCTCTTCTTCGCGCAGAAGTATCTGGACTGTAACTTCCCGTTTCCGACGCAGCGGTTCAAGCAGGCCGGCAAGGATTTTTCGGAATCCGGATATTTCAACTTCATCTCGTGA
- a CDS encoding MFS transporter, which produces MPLPLLALAISAFAIGTTEFVIMGLLPDVARDLAVTLPSAGLLVSGYALGVAAGAPLLAVLTSRMPRKAALQLLMAIFIAGNVLCALAQSYGMLMIARVVTSFAHGSFFGIGAVVAASLVSVDRRASAIALMFTGLTLANVLGVPFGTFVGQTLGWRATFWIVAALGVAALAGIAALVPKQRDAAGAALGRELRVLKEPQVWLALAMTVLGFGGVFVVFTYIAPILEDVTGFSPHAVSLVLVLFGAGLTVGNMIGGRLADRALMPSLIAILVALIAVMAVFAKTSHLPAAAAVTVFVWGGAAFATVPPLQSRVVEKAAHAPNLASTLNIGAFNVGNAGGAWLGGVALSHGVPLDALPWVAAVVTLAALAVTVLAARLDTRVSSGAAATAQ; this is translated from the coding sequence ATGCCTTTACCGTTACTCGCGCTCGCGATCAGCGCGTTCGCCATCGGCACCACCGAATTCGTCATCATGGGCCTGTTGCCCGACGTCGCGCGCGACCTCGCGGTCACGCTGCCGTCCGCCGGCCTCCTCGTGAGCGGCTATGCGCTCGGCGTCGCCGCGGGCGCGCCGCTCCTCGCCGTGCTGACGAGCCGGATGCCGCGCAAGGCCGCACTGCAACTGCTGATGGCGATCTTCATCGCCGGCAACGTGCTGTGCGCGCTCGCGCAGAGCTACGGGATGCTGATGATCGCGCGCGTCGTCACGTCGTTCGCGCATGGCTCGTTCTTCGGCATCGGCGCGGTCGTCGCCGCATCGCTCGTGAGCGTCGACAGGCGCGCGAGCGCGATCGCGCTGATGTTCACGGGGCTCACGCTCGCGAACGTGCTCGGCGTGCCGTTCGGCACCTTCGTCGGTCAGACGCTCGGCTGGCGGGCGACGTTCTGGATCGTCGCGGCGCTCGGCGTCGCGGCGCTCGCCGGCATTGCCGCGCTCGTGCCGAAGCAGCGCGACGCGGCGGGCGCGGCGCTCGGCCGCGAGCTGCGCGTGCTCAAGGAGCCGCAGGTGTGGCTCGCGCTCGCGATGACGGTGCTCGGCTTCGGCGGCGTGTTCGTCGTGTTCACTTACATCGCGCCGATCCTCGAGGACGTGACGGGCTTCTCGCCGCACGCGGTGTCGCTCGTGCTCGTGCTGTTCGGCGCCGGGCTCACGGTCGGCAACATGATCGGCGGCCGGCTCGCGGATCGCGCCCTGATGCCGTCGCTGATCGCGATTCTCGTCGCCCTGATCGCCGTGATGGCGGTGTTCGCGAAGACGAGCCATCTGCCCGCCGCGGCCGCCGTCACCGTGTTCGTCTGGGGAGGCGCTGCTTTTGCGACGGTTCCTCCGTTACAGTCTCGTGTCGTCGAGAAGGCCGCGCACGCGCCGAATCTCGCGTCGACGCTGAACATCGGCGCGTTCAACGTCGGCAATGCGGGCGGCGCATGGCTGGGCGGCGTCGCGCTTTCGCACGGGGTGCCGCTCGACGCGCTGCCTTGGGTGGCGGCCGTCGTCACGCTCGCCGCGCTCGCGGTCACGGTGCTCGCCGCGCGGCTCGATACGCGCGTCTCATCGGGTGCGGCTGCAACGGCGCAATGA
- the ribB gene encoding 3,4-dihydroxy-2-butanone-4-phosphate synthase, translating into MSFPLPSKSAPADAFSDFPLLDAEPAPPRIAAALAALREGRAVVLQDDHDRENEADLIVAAERLTDETMALLIRECSGIVCLCLTDEKVRALELPPMAQLNESKNGTAFTVSIEARAGVTTGVSAADRVTTIRAAIADDAKPHDIVRPGHVFPLRAAPGGVLARRGHTEGTVDLAILAGLKPAGVLCELMNPDGTMTRGADVERFAAQHGLPMLTIAELVEFRERLASLRERERDACCEDVA; encoded by the coding sequence ATGTCGTTTCCGTTGCCTTCGAAGTCGGCGCCCGCCGACGCTTTCTCCGATTTCCCGTTGCTCGATGCCGAACCGGCGCCGCCGCGCATTGCCGCCGCGCTCGCCGCGCTGCGCGAAGGGCGCGCGGTCGTGCTGCAGGACGATCACGACCGCGAGAACGAAGCCGATCTGATCGTCGCCGCCGAGCGGCTCACCGACGAGACGATGGCGCTTTTGATCCGCGAGTGCAGCGGCATCGTCTGCCTGTGCCTGACGGACGAAAAGGTGCGCGCGCTCGAGCTGCCGCCGATGGCGCAATTGAACGAGAGCAAGAACGGCACCGCGTTCACGGTGTCGATCGAGGCGCGCGCCGGCGTGACGACGGGGGTGTCGGCCGCCGATCGCGTGACGACGATCCGCGCGGCGATCGCCGACGATGCAAAGCCGCACGACATCGTGCGCCCCGGCCACGTGTTTCCGCTGCGCGCGGCGCCGGGCGGCGTGCTCGCGCGGCGCGGCCACACCGAGGGCACCGTCGATCTCGCGATCCTCGCCGGGCTGAAGCCCGCCGGCGTGCTGTGCGAGCTGATGAATCCGGACGGCACGATGACGCGCGGCGCGGATGTCGAGCGGTTCGCCGCGCAACACGGGCTGCCGATGCTGACGATCGCCGAGCTCGTCGAGTTTCGCGAACGGCTCGCGTCGTTGCGCGAGCGGGAACGCGACGCGTGCTGCGAGGATGTTGCCTGA
- the aroA gene encoding 3-phosphoshikimate 1-carboxyvinyltransferase: MTTSDRLQPSFVEVKNTSTLSGTIDLPASKSSSTRALLTAALTPGISTIRNVATGFNSNAMKHNCERLGASFSSEGDTTVVKGVDVVHVDRKIVFDPGNSGVVLRLLMGVAGYLPDTEFVTQYRYSLGVRSQAEMVAALRRLNVECEAVGPEARLPISIRSTRELGRHTEVSCKKSSQFLSGLLYLGAIGERDLEIDVVDHITAPSMVHTTINNLAHAGVAVEYDAPFRRFFVPGRHRFEPSEFTVGADPASTAAILALCGSLASDVTLNGFFEEELGSGAVIRYLTDTGTLIDELPGNRIRIRGGASIRAQDFDGSLAPDAVPALAGRAAFADGTSTFYNIEHIRYKESDRISDFRRELDKLGVRSEEKLDQLIIHGNPRGYRGGAVVDGHYDHGLIMALTTIGLHCEHPVLIKEPHHVGQTYPDYFADIGSIGANVDELIYPNVAAARA, translated from the coding sequence ATGACCACCAGCGATCGTCTCCAGCCGTCGTTCGTCGAAGTGAAGAACACTTCGACGCTGAGCGGCACCATCGACCTTCCCGCGTCGAAGAGCTCGTCGACGCGCGCGCTCCTGACCGCGGCGCTCACGCCCGGCATCAGCACGATCCGCAACGTCGCGACGGGCTTCAACTCGAACGCGATGAAGCACAACTGCGAGCGGCTCGGCGCGTCGTTCTCGAGCGAGGGCGACACGACGGTCGTCAAGGGCGTCGACGTGGTGCACGTCGATCGCAAGATCGTCTTCGATCCGGGCAACTCCGGCGTCGTGCTGCGCCTGCTGATGGGCGTCGCGGGCTACCTGCCGGACACCGAGTTCGTCACGCAATACCGCTATTCGCTCGGCGTGCGCTCGCAGGCGGAGATGGTCGCCGCGCTGCGCCGGCTGAACGTCGAATGCGAAGCGGTCGGCCCCGAGGCCCGGCTGCCGATCAGCATCCGCTCGACGCGCGAGCTCGGCAGGCATACCGAAGTGTCGTGCAAGAAGAGCTCGCAGTTCCTGAGCGGCCTGCTCTATCTCGGCGCGATCGGCGAGCGCGATCTCGAGATCGACGTGGTCGATCACATCACCGCGCCGTCGATGGTGCACACGACGATCAACAATCTCGCGCACGCGGGCGTCGCCGTCGAGTACGACGCGCCCTTTCGCCGCTTCTTCGTGCCGGGCCGCCACCGCTTCGAGCCGTCCGAATTCACGGTCGGCGCGGACCCGGCGAGCACGGCCGCGATCCTCGCGCTGTGCGGCTCGCTCGCGTCGGACGTCACGCTCAACGGCTTCTTCGAGGAAGAGCTCGGCAGCGGCGCGGTGATCCGCTATCTGACCGACACCGGCACGCTGATCGACGAGCTGCCCGGCAACCGGATCCGCATCCGCGGCGGCGCGTCGATCCGCGCGCAGGACTTCGACGGCTCGCTCGCGCCGGACGCGGTGCCCGCGCTCGCCGGCCGCGCTGCATTCGCTGACGGCACGAGCACGTTCTACAACATCGAGCACATCCGCTACAAGGAATCGGACCGCATCTCGGATTTCCGCCGCGAGCTCGACAAGCTCGGCGTGCGCTCCGAGGAGAAGCTCGATCAGTTGATCATCCACGGCAATCCGCGCGGCTACCGCGGCGGCGCGGTCGTCGACGGCCACTACGACCACGGGCTCATCATGGCGCTCACGACGATCGGCCTGCACTGCGAGCATCCGGTGCTGATCAAGGAGCCGCATCACGTCGGACAGACGTATCCCGACTACTTCGCCGACATCGGCTCGATCGGCGCGAACGTCGACGAGCTGATCTATCCGAACGTCGCCGCGGCGCGCGCGTGA
- the miaB gene encoding tRNA (N6-isopentenyl adenosine(37)-C2)-methylthiotransferase MiaB encodes MTKKVYVKTFGCQMNEYDSDKMVDVLNAAEGLEKTDTPEDADIILFNTCSVREKAQEKVFSDLGRVRELKEAKPDLLIGVGGCVASQEGASIVARAPYVDLVFGPQTLHRLPQMIDARRESGRAQVDITFPEIEKFDHLPPARVEGPSAFVSIMEGCSKYCSYCVVPYTRGDEVSRPLDDVLTEIAGLADQGVREVTLLGQNVNAYRGKFGGALPAGAHDVADFATLIEYVADIPGIERIRYTTSHPKEFTQRLLDVYAKVPKLVDHLHLPVQHGSDRILMAMKRGYTVLEYKSLIRKLRAIRPNLSLSTDIIVGFPGETEADFDKTMALVHEMSYDTSFSFIYSPRPGTPAASLADDTPRGVKLERLQHLQATIEENVARISQSMVGRVERILVEGPSRKDPNELAGRTENNRVVNFPAPLAAHSRLIGQMIDVKINHAYPHSLRGELVLAHDGASAATH; translated from the coding sequence ATGACCAAGAAAGTTTACGTAAAGACCTTCGGCTGCCAGATGAACGAGTACGACTCCGACAAGATGGTCGACGTGCTCAATGCGGCCGAAGGGCTGGAGAAGACCGACACCCCGGAAGACGCGGACATCATCCTGTTCAATACCTGCTCGGTGCGCGAAAAGGCGCAGGAGAAGGTGTTCTCCGATCTCGGCCGCGTGCGCGAGCTGAAGGAGGCGAAGCCGGATCTGCTGATCGGCGTGGGCGGCTGCGTCGCGAGCCAGGAAGGCGCGTCGATCGTCGCGCGCGCGCCGTACGTCGACCTCGTGTTCGGCCCGCAGACGCTGCACCGCCTGCCGCAGATGATCGACGCGCGCCGCGAAAGCGGCCGCGCGCAGGTCGACATCACGTTCCCGGAGATCGAGAAGTTCGATCACCTGCCGCCCGCGCGCGTCGAGGGCCCGAGCGCGTTCGTGTCGATCATGGAAGGCTGCTCGAAGTACTGCAGCTACTGCGTCGTGCCGTACACGCGCGGCGACGAAGTCTCGCGCCCGCTCGACGACGTGCTGACCGAGATCGCCGGCCTCGCCGATCAGGGCGTGCGCGAAGTCACGCTGCTCGGCCAGAACGTGAACGCCTACCGTGGAAAATTCGGTGGCGCGCTGCCGGCGGGCGCGCACGACGTCGCCGATTTCGCGACGCTGATCGAATACGTCGCCGACATCCCCGGCATCGAGCGGATCCGCTACACGACGTCGCACCCGAAGGAATTCACGCAGCGCCTGCTCGACGTCTACGCGAAGGTGCCGAAGCTCGTCGACCATCTGCACCTGCCCGTCCAGCACGGCTCGGATCGCATCCTGATGGCGATGAAGCGCGGCTACACGGTGCTCGAATACAAATCGTTGATTCGCAAGCTGCGCGCGATCCGCCCGAACCTGTCGCTGTCGACGGACATCATCGTCGGCTTCCCCGGCGAGACCGAGGCCGACTTCGACAAGACGATGGCGCTCGTGCACGAGATGAGCTACGACACGAGCTTCTCGTTCATCTACAGCCCGCGCCCCGGCACGCCGGCCGCGAGCCTCGCCGACGACACACCGCGCGGGGTCAAGCTCGAACGCCTGCAACATCTGCAGGCGACGATCGAGGAGAACGTCGCGCGCATCAGCCAGTCGATGGTCGGCAGGGTCGAGCGGATCCTCGTCGAGGGGCCGTCGCGCAAGGACCCGAACGAGCTCGCGGGCCGCACCGAGAACAACCGGGTCGTGAATTTCCCCGCGCCGCTCGCGGCGCACTCGCGCCTGATCGGCCAGATGATCGACGTGAAGATCAATCACGCGTATCCGCACTCGCTGCGCGGCGAGCTCGTGCTCGCGCACGACGGCGCGAGCGCCGCCACGCACTGA